Proteins from a single region of Bdellovibrio svalbardensis:
- a CDS encoding dihydrolipoyllysine-residue succinyltransferase component of 2-oxoglutarate dehydrogenase complex, translating to MSQHAWFEHFKEKLQGLTGAFEQSGTFMSLLGFALKEKHLSSEDYLKWAMTHYRLPFLQAKFFTETPPSPEMFNKWATHYPWSVECLPVAEWDGSLIVACIQPPQDFPSFPQSILVLASLECMEQTWKKYHPELAKPVVAVAATPAAEEVPEGIDLSVVTPGKKSSDSFSFDDLNVNEEVAEVIVSDEEKESPLEGLFEGLTVTKLEALTPPSTTGLIKTDSVVVEVAADTKVPTSTLTSIPTAGSPLVTLKSTEAATTIAPMPVAATPKPDIPAPPQKTEPVVAASATTPPPPIEDSFSNKPIPLVPRPAGVAKPTLNPVANGTFSLDKLKKKNTTLLTERVKTTLSEMKTHFEKSMILTLDDLETQATAFAWDENFKGMKDTSVRVPLKTPSIFNIVAATSKPFHGYVSLNEINEKFFEDWNQGRIPDHVTIAPILINDKLVGMLVGFAEKAAYNRTSLNLVEKLSTEFVKGLQAA from the coding sequence ATGAGTCAACACGCTTGGTTTGAACATTTTAAAGAGAAACTACAAGGACTTACGGGTGCTTTTGAACAAAGCGGCACCTTCATGAGCCTTCTTGGTTTCGCCCTTAAAGAGAAGCACCTCAGTTCTGAGGACTATCTCAAATGGGCTATGACTCATTATCGCCTTCCTTTCCTTCAGGCGAAATTTTTTACAGAAACCCCTCCTTCTCCAGAGATGTTTAACAAGTGGGCGACTCATTATCCATGGTCTGTGGAGTGTTTGCCCGTTGCTGAGTGGGATGGTTCTTTGATCGTAGCCTGCATTCAACCGCCGCAGGATTTTCCTTCTTTTCCGCAAAGCATTCTGGTTCTCGCCTCTTTGGAGTGCATGGAGCAGACTTGGAAAAAGTATCATCCAGAGCTTGCGAAACCTGTTGTTGCTGTAGCGGCAACTCCAGCTGCTGAGGAAGTCCCTGAGGGAATCGATCTTTCTGTTGTGACTCCAGGAAAGAAATCCAGCGACTCATTCTCATTTGATGATCTCAATGTGAATGAAGAGGTTGCAGAGGTTATTGTTTCCGATGAAGAAAAAGAATCTCCACTGGAAGGTCTTTTTGAAGGCCTCACCGTTACTAAACTTGAAGCTTTGACTCCTCCAAGCACCACAGGACTTATTAAAACAGATTCTGTTGTTGTTGAAGTTGCGGCAGACACCAAAGTTCCAACTTCAACACTGACCTCCATTCCGACTGCTGGTTCACCGCTCGTGACTCTAAAATCCACCGAAGCGGCAACTACTATTGCGCCAATGCCTGTTGCAGCAACTCCTAAACCGGACATTCCTGCTCCTCCGCAAAAAACGGAACCGGTCGTTGCGGCCTCAGCAACAACACCTCCTCCGCCTATTGAAGACAGCTTCAGCAATAAGCCTATTCCTTTGGTTCCAAGACCTGCAGGAGTTGCTAAACCCACTTTAAACCCAGTGGCCAATGGAACTTTCTCATTGGATAAACTCAAAAAGAAAAACACGACGCTTTTGACGGAACGTGTGAAAACAACTTTGAGTGAGATGAAAACGCACTTTGAAAAATCCATGATTTTGACTCTTGATGATTTGGAAACTCAAGCCACTGCATTTGCATGGGATGAGAACTTCAAAGGAATGAAGGACACCTCTGTTCGCGTTCCATTGAAAACTCCGAGTATCTTCAATATCGTTGCCGCGACTTCCAAACCTTTCCACGGTTATGTGTCTTTAAATGAAATCAATGAGAAATTCTTTGAAGATTGGAACCAAGGCCGCATTCCTGATCATGTCACGATCGCGCCTATTCTTATCAATGATAAGCTTGTTGGCATGCTGGTCGGCTTTGCTGAAAAAGCCGCTTACAACAGAACCTCTTTGAATCTTGTAGAAAAGCTCTCTACAGAATTCGTCAAAGGCCTGCAGGCCGCGTAA
- the tsaE gene encoding tRNA (adenosine(37)-N6)-threonylcarbamoyltransferase complex ATPase subunit type 1 TsaE → MSTILNSKHLIHSEAELKAFWQEFLPHISDRCILLLSGDVGAGKTTSTQMIAEILGMKDVQSPSFAIHLRYENAQGKSMDHLDLYRLKDDDDLESSGFWDLFAEKQGLVIIEWAQRLDYDYLPLNWQRLEVRLQKTSTEGERSITVQLL, encoded by the coding sequence ATGTCGACCATTCTGAATTCAAAACATCTCATTCATAGTGAGGCTGAACTTAAAGCTTTTTGGCAAGAGTTCCTTCCTCATATCAGTGATCGTTGTATTTTGCTTTTGAGTGGGGATGTGGGTGCTGGGAAAACAACATCCACGCAGATGATTGCCGAGATTTTAGGAATGAAAGATGTCCAATCTCCATCATTCGCGATTCACCTTCGTTATGAAAATGCTCAAGGTAAATCCATGGATCACCTGGACCTCTATCGGCTAAAGGATGACGATGATCTTGAGAGTTCTGGCTTTTGGGATCTGTTTGCGGAGAAGCAAGGTTTGGTCATTATTGAGTGGGCACAGCGTCTTGATTATGACTACCTGCCGTTGAATTGGCAGCGCCTGGAGGTGAGGCTTCAAAAGACCTCCACAGAGGGCGAGCGAAGTATCACAGTTCAGTTATTGTAA
- a CDS encoding pyridoxine 5'-phosphate synthase: MKHKIRLGVNVDHVATLRQVRGGTTAYPNLLDMMKKSVKGGAEQITIHLREDRRHIQLEDLKVLSKSCPVMLNLEMAATSQMVSYAKKYRPDWVCFVPEKRAELTTEGGLDVKKGFKKMFPMVEKLQRIGIEISMFIEPSTEQVEASYEIGADAVEFHTGKWVLLKGAAKQKEWKRLCDAAEWAHYLGLNVHAGHGLDYEHSKLINKLPHLQEVNIGHSLVCYALEHGMEESVRKMRKILK, translated from the coding sequence ATGAAACATAAAATTCGTTTGGGTGTAAATGTCGATCACGTAGCAACGCTTCGTCAGGTTCGTGGTGGGACAACTGCTTATCCTAATTTGTTGGATATGATGAAGAAGTCTGTCAAGGGCGGCGCTGAGCAAATCACTATTCATCTTCGCGAAGACCGTCGTCATATTCAGTTGGAAGATCTTAAAGTGCTTTCTAAGTCCTGCCCGGTGATGCTGAATCTTGAAATGGCGGCGACATCGCAAATGGTTTCCTATGCAAAGAAATATCGTCCGGACTGGGTTTGCTTTGTTCCAGAGAAAAGAGCAGAGCTGACAACAGAGGGCGGCCTTGATGTGAAGAAAGGCTTTAAGAAAATGTTTCCGATGGTTGAAAAGCTTCAACGTATCGGCATTGAAATTTCCATGTTTATTGAGCCTTCCACGGAACAAGTTGAAGCATCTTATGAGATTGGCGCGGATGCCGTTGAATTTCACACGGGAAAATGGGTTTTGCTAAAAGGTGCGGCAAAACAAAAAGAGTGGAAACGTCTTTGTGACGCTGCTGAATGGGCTCACTATCTGGGCTTGAATGTTCACGCAGGACACGGCCTCGATTACGAACACTCAAAATTAATTAACAAACTTCCACACCTTCAAGAAGTTAATATTGGCCACTCGTTGGTTTGTTACGCTCTTGAGCACGGCATGGAAGAATCTGTAAGAAAAATGCGTAAAATCCTAAAATAG
- the glmM gene encoding phosphoglucosamine mutase → MEKKTKLFGTDGIRGTANQWPMTPDMVVKVGQAIGYLLQKQSHKSNLARRVVIGKDTRLSGYMIEQALASGLNSMGIHVQLVGPLPTPGIGYLTRTMRSAAGIVISASHNPFHDNGIKVFGPDGFKISAEMESEIERLVLEEDLTALLPPSKEIGRTKRIDDSQGRYIVYVKSTFPLEYTLDGMRIVLDTANGAAYKVAPSVFEELGAEVIQLGDEPNGININDKVGALYPQKLAEAVVQYRADVGISLDGDADRVIMVDEKGEIVNGDRILAICALHMKERGLLKKNTLVATQMSNFGLEKRMNEAGIKLVKTDVGDKYVVEEMRKNGYNLGGEQSGHIIFLEHTTTGDAIIAALSVLAVVKQTEKKMSELNHVFEDMPQVLINLRVKRRMDLNEIGGYNNLVKDIEKRLAGNGRVFVRFSGTEPVIRVLVEGPDKTQISHFAEEIASFLEKELN, encoded by the coding sequence GTGGAAAAGAAAACAAAGCTGTTTGGAACGGATGGTATTCGCGGAACTGCGAATCAATGGCCTATGACACCGGATATGGTTGTTAAAGTTGGGCAAGCCATCGGTTATCTTTTGCAAAAACAATCCCATAAATCAAATTTGGCCCGGAGAGTGGTTATCGGAAAAGACACTCGTCTTTCCGGATATATGATTGAACAGGCTTTGGCGAGCGGTTTGAATTCCATGGGTATTCATGTGCAGCTTGTGGGACCACTTCCAACTCCTGGTATTGGTTATCTGACTCGCACGATGCGTTCTGCTGCGGGTATCGTTATCTCAGCGTCTCACAATCCTTTCCATGATAACGGCATTAAAGTTTTCGGGCCCGATGGTTTTAAAATCTCTGCAGAAATGGAAAGTGAAATCGAACGTTTGGTTCTTGAAGAGGACCTGACGGCGCTTCTTCCTCCAAGCAAAGAAATCGGGCGCACAAAGCGTATCGACGACTCTCAGGGTCGTTATATCGTTTATGTGAAAAGCACGTTCCCTCTGGAATACACTCTGGATGGAATGCGAATTGTTTTGGATACAGCGAATGGCGCGGCCTACAAAGTGGCTCCGTCAGTCTTCGAAGAACTTGGTGCGGAAGTGATTCAATTGGGTGATGAACCTAATGGGATCAATATCAACGATAAAGTCGGCGCCTTATATCCTCAGAAACTTGCCGAGGCAGTGGTTCAATACCGTGCTGACGTGGGTATCAGTCTTGATGGTGACGCGGATCGCGTGATCATGGTCGACGAAAAAGGGGAGATCGTAAACGGTGACCGTATTCTTGCCATCTGCGCTTTGCATATGAAAGAGCGTGGTCTTCTTAAAAAGAACACTCTTGTGGCAACGCAAATGTCGAATTTCGGTCTTGAAAAGCGCATGAACGAAGCTGGCATTAAGCTTGTGAAAACAGATGTCGGTGACAAGTACGTCGTCGAAGAAATGCGTAAGAACGGTTACAACCTCGGTGGTGAGCAATCAGGTCATATCATCTTCTTGGAGCATACCACGACTGGTGATGCGATCATCGCCGCATTGAGTGTTCTTGCGGTGGTAAAACAAACTGAAAAGAAGATGAGCGAACTCAATCATGTCTTTGAAGACATGCCACAAGTTCTAATCAATTTGCGGGTAAAACGTCGCATGGATCTAAATGAAATCGGTGGTTACAACAATCTAGTCAAGGACATCGAAAAAAGACTCGCTGGCAACGGCCGCGTCTTTGTACGATTCTCTGGCACAGAACCCGTAATCCGCGTTCTCGTCGAGGGCCCTGATAAAACACAAATCAGCCACTTCGCCGAAGAAATCGCCTCTTTCCTGGAAAAAGAACTCAATTAA
- a CDS encoding YbbR-like domain-containing protein, with the protein MKRHWSDAVTENFSYKVVALFISLILWLTILGRRDFVLSKNVDIELLTAPNSQVVAQTTDHIKVKVSGPRAALKKFMDSSLSQTISLDISQRGEGVVYVDIPLNKIEVPLGVKILGIRPNQIQVEVVGKKDQKHDEQKGH; encoded by the coding sequence ATGAAGCGCCATTGGTCCGACGCTGTCACCGAAAATTTTAGTTACAAGGTTGTCGCTTTATTCATATCGCTCATCCTTTGGCTCACAATTTTGGGTCGTAGGGATTTCGTTCTTAGTAAAAATGTCGATATCGAACTTTTGACCGCACCAAACTCTCAGGTGGTGGCGCAGACAACAGACCACATTAAGGTAAAAGTTTCAGGTCCACGTGCGGCCTTGAAGAAATTTATGGATAGCTCTTTGTCTCAGACGATCAGTCTTGATATTTCACAAAGAGGCGAAGGCGTTGTTTATGTCGATATTCCTTTGAATAAGATTGAGGTTCCTCTGGGTGTGAAGATCTTAGGTATTCGCCCGAATCAGATTCAAGTCGAAGTCGTAGGTAAAAAGGATCAAAAGCATGACGAACAAAAAGGTCATTAA
- the cdaA gene encoding diadenylate cyclase CdaA, whose translation MLQQFLDNLIFIVQHLRVQDAIDMLLVWMVVYRILVLIKRTGTIQMLSGLGVLAIGYILSIWLELFTFNWILEKFFSNLFVIVVVLFQAEIRRALAHIGSNPFFTDASTIQETQVIEEIAKGIIATAQKGFGALVVVEREIVIDYHIEFGTEMESKVSSELLASIFHPESPMHDGAVLIRNGKIHSAGCFLPLSKNPALDKNLGTRHRAAIGLTEETDALVFVVSEENKSIGIVQGGHLSPNVELGDIRKALYETFGLKYKAFSQQGEIS comes from the coding sequence ATGTTGCAACAGTTTTTAGACAATCTGATATTTATCGTGCAGCACCTTCGCGTGCAGGACGCCATCGACATGCTCTTGGTATGGATGGTGGTTTATCGCATTCTGGTTCTAATCAAGCGCACTGGAACCATCCAAATGCTCTCTGGGCTGGGTGTTCTGGCGATTGGTTATATTTTAAGTATCTGGTTGGAGCTTTTCACCTTCAATTGGATTCTTGAGAAGTTCTTCTCAAATTTATTTGTTATCGTCGTTGTCTTGTTCCAGGCCGAGATCCGCAGGGCTCTTGCGCACATTGGAAGCAACCCTTTCTTCACAGACGCCTCGACAATCCAGGAAACCCAAGTGATCGAAGAGATTGCCAAGGGTATTATCGCGACAGCACAGAAGGGCTTTGGGGCTCTGGTTGTGGTTGAGCGCGAAATCGTTATTGATTATCACATCGAGTTTGGCACTGAGATGGAGTCAAAAGTTTCATCTGAATTATTAGCTTCGATTTTCCATCCGGAAAGTCCAATGCATGATGGAGCGGTGTTGATTCGCAACGGTAAAATTCATTCAGCCGGATGCTTTCTGCCATTGAGTAAAAATCCGGCTTTGGATAAAAATCTGGGAACCCGCCACAGAGCTGCGATCGGCTTGACGGAAGAAACCGATGCCTTGGTATTTGTTGTGTCTGAAGAAAACAAATCGATCGGTATTGTTCAAGGTGGCCATTTGAGTCCCAACGTTGAACTAGGGGATATTCGTAAAGCTCTTTATGAGACCTTCGGTCTTAAGTATAAAGCCTTCTCTCAGCAAGGAGAGATTTCATGA
- the ftsH gene encoding ATP-dependent zinc metalloprotease FtsH, whose product MRSTQKTLALWFFLVIMAVFLFQAYESKHTKMIGDFNYSKFTEAVKANEVATVTFRQDSSEIVGEMKPEFDKKYSGTHFSIIGNVQDEGFKFLEQHGITPNYERADNGGFFQSLIVNWLPLILIVAMFLFIMRQIQAGGGKAMSFGKSRARLLTEHKNRVTFKEVAGVDEAKEDLQEIVSFLKDPKKYTKLGGRIPKGVLLVGSPGTGKTLLARAVAGEAGVPFFTISGSDFVEMFVGVGASRVRDLFEQGKKNAPCLIFIDEIDAVGRHRGAGMGGGHDEREQTLNQLLVEMDGFESSEGVIMIAATNRPDVLDPALLRPGRFDRRVIVNKPDLKGREQILGVHTRKTPLGPDVDVSKIARGTPGFSGADLENLVNEAALVAARTDKKYLEAEDFEKAKDKVTMGAERRSMVISDEDKKVTAYHEAGHTLVNRKLSGLDPIHKVTIIPRGMALGVTQTLPEKESVSLSKTTAENMIVFLFGGRAAEEVVFKDITTGAGNDIERATSIARRMVCEWGMSKLGPLAFEKSGSEPFLGMQYGHSGHKEYSESKAEEIDAEVSKIINTGYAQAVQILTDHKTALESLALALLEYETIDGHEVDMLINGAAVSEIEKYRNNRRESFNAIAAAREKKDGNDPVGNSGPVTV is encoded by the coding sequence ATGCGCTCAACTCAAAAAACGCTAGCACTTTGGTTCTTCCTCGTCATTATGGCTGTATTCTTGTTTCAGGCCTATGAGAGTAAGCACACCAAGATGATTGGTGATTTTAACTATTCAAAATTCACGGAAGCTGTAAAAGCCAACGAAGTGGCTACGGTGACTTTCCGCCAAGATTCAAGTGAGATCGTCGGGGAGATGAAACCCGAATTCGATAAGAAATACAGTGGGACTCACTTCTCGATCATTGGTAATGTGCAAGACGAGGGTTTCAAATTCCTTGAACAGCATGGTATCACGCCAAACTATGAGCGTGCTGACAACGGTGGCTTCTTCCAATCATTGATCGTGAATTGGTTGCCATTAATTTTAATTGTCGCGATGTTCTTGTTCATCATGCGCCAAATTCAAGCCGGTGGTGGTAAAGCAATGTCCTTCGGTAAATCCCGTGCCCGTCTTTTGACGGAGCATAAAAACCGCGTCACTTTCAAAGAAGTGGCTGGTGTGGATGAGGCGAAAGAAGACTTGCAAGAGATCGTCAGCTTTTTGAAAGATCCAAAAAAATATACAAAACTGGGTGGTCGTATTCCAAAAGGCGTTCTTTTGGTGGGTTCTCCTGGTACCGGTAAAACTTTGCTTGCTCGCGCAGTTGCGGGTGAGGCGGGTGTGCCGTTCTTTACAATCTCAGGCTCTGACTTCGTAGAGATGTTCGTGGGTGTGGGCGCGAGCCGTGTTCGTGACTTGTTCGAGCAAGGTAAAAAGAATGCTCCATGTTTGATCTTCATCGATGAGATCGATGCTGTAGGTCGCCATCGTGGCGCTGGTATGGGTGGTGGTCACGATGAGCGTGAGCAAACTCTGAATCAGTTGTTGGTGGAGATGGATGGTTTTGAATCTTCTGAGGGCGTGATTATGATCGCCGCAACCAATCGTCCAGACGTTTTGGATCCAGCATTGTTGCGTCCAGGTCGTTTCGACCGACGTGTGATCGTGAATAAACCGGATCTTAAAGGCCGTGAGCAAATCTTGGGTGTGCATACTCGCAAGACTCCACTTGGACCCGATGTTGATGTTTCTAAGATTGCCCGCGGTACGCCAGGTTTCTCTGGTGCGGACCTTGAGAATCTTGTGAATGAAGCGGCTCTAGTGGCAGCTCGCACAGATAAAAAATATCTTGAAGCAGAAGACTTTGAAAAAGCAAAAGACAAAGTAACTATGGGCGCTGAACGCCGCTCGATGGTTATTTCTGATGAAGATAAAAAAGTGACTGCCTACCATGAAGCTGGTCATACCCTGGTGAATAGAAAACTTTCTGGTTTGGATCCAATCCACAAAGTGACTATTATCCCTCGAGGTATGGCACTGGGTGTGACGCAAACATTGCCTGAAAAAGAAAGTGTTTCATTGTCTAAAACGACAGCGGAAAACATGATCGTATTCTTGTTCGGTGGTCGCGCGGCTGAAGAAGTGGTCTTTAAAGATATCACGACAGGTGCCGGCAATGACATTGAACGTGCTACCAGCATTGCGCGCCGTATGGTGTGTGAATGGGGTATGAGTAAGCTGGGGCCTTTGGCTTTTGAAAAAAGCGGCAGCGAGCCATTCTTGGGTATGCAATATGGTCATTCAGGTCATAAAGAATACTCAGAGTCTAAAGCTGAAGAGATCGATGCGGAAGTATCGAAAATCATCAACACTGGATACGCTCAGGCTGTCCAGATTTTGACTGATCACAAAACAGCTTTGGAATCTTTGGCCCTTGCTCTTCTTGAGTATGAAACAATCGACGGCCACGAAGTTGATATGCTTATCAATGGAGCTGCGGTTTCAGAAATTGAAAAGTATCGCAACAACAGACGCGAAAGCTTCAATGCGATCGCAGCTGCAAGAGAGAAAAAAGATGGTAACGATCCTGTAGGAAACTCAGGACCTGTGACTGTTTAG
- the tilS gene encoding tRNA lysidine(34) synthetase TilS, with product MSVSDKMKSSNERQSKAKQDLDHQVWKQIRQYSLQNKKILVALSGGVDSTALLRVLSKVHKKELLAACYFHHGEDSNTEYRKEAQIFCEKLCSKLGVKFHALKSSELAKSEAQYRELRYEALQRLMMEEDFQVLATGHHRDDLLETRLLRLIRGTGAQGFQAMLAYKDKVFRPFLEVNKKELKKYLREEKIRSLEDPTNVSLDPLRNWLREEWLKSLEKRQKGALVSLARSLETIAEEISFQGIQAWGDLLSQNESYKSQGLSRAFYLTLSPFEQRRLLAQYLFSLGKKDFSQSQLEEIQKRLDKSQKVITFKVSGCEWLINAEQIKVQS from the coding sequence GTGAGTGTTTCAGACAAAATGAAATCGTCCAATGAAAGACAAAGTAAGGCGAAGCAAGATCTGGATCATCAGGTTTGGAAGCAAATTCGGCAGTACTCATTGCAGAATAAAAAGATTCTTGTGGCACTTTCCGGCGGAGTTGATTCGACGGCATTGCTAAGAGTTCTTTCCAAAGTTCATAAAAAAGAATTACTAGCTGCTTGTTATTTTCATCATGGTGAGGACTCAAACACAGAGTATCGAAAAGAGGCGCAGATTTTCTGCGAAAAGCTTTGTAGTAAATTGGGCGTTAAGTTTCACGCTCTTAAAAGTTCAGAACTTGCCAAATCAGAAGCGCAATATCGTGAGCTTCGATATGAGGCATTGCAGCGCTTGATGATGGAGGAGGACTTTCAAGTTTTGGCAACAGGGCACCATCGGGATGACCTGTTGGAAACTCGACTCCTGCGTCTTATTCGTGGAACAGGGGCTCAGGGGTTTCAAGCAATGCTCGCTTATAAAGATAAGGTCTTTAGGCCCTTTCTTGAAGTTAACAAAAAAGAATTGAAGAAGTATCTGCGAGAGGAAAAGATTCGCAGTCTTGAGGACCCGACAAACGTGTCTCTGGACCCGCTTCGCAATTGGCTGCGAGAAGAGTGGCTAAAATCCTTAGAGAAGCGTCAGAAGGGCGCTTTGGTTTCTTTGGCGCGCTCTCTCGAGACGATTGCTGAAGAAATTAGCTTTCAGGGCATACAGGCTTGGGGTGATTTGCTGAGTCAAAATGAGTCTTATAAGTCACAGGGGCTTTCTCGTGCCTTTTATCTAACTTTGAGTCCTTTTGAACAAAGAAGATTGTTGGCGCAGTACTTGTTTTCCCTCGGGAAGAAAGATTTTTCGCAGTCTCAGCTAGAAGAAATTCAGAAGCGTCTGGACAAGTCGCAAAAAGTGATCACATTCAAGGTCAGCGGTTGTGAATGGTTAATTAACGCAGAGCAAATTAAGGTCCAGTCCTGA